One segment of Natronosalvus halobius DNA contains the following:
- a CDS encoding protein sorting system archaetidylserine synthase (This PssA-like phosphatidyltransferase, along with a PssD-like decarboxylase, is required in Haloarchaea for the archaeosortase ArtA to replace the PGF-CTERM sorting signal with a C-terminal lipid anchor.) produces the protein MLPRFVGRLGIADAVTIANAGLGFVAVVVAFVDIRLAARLILLAAIADGLDGLLARRYGGTAAGPYLDSLADVASFAIAPAVLAFVVVSDGLGIGFETVSVELGVVTAVCALFVAMAVARLGLYTAYDTADDYTEGIQTTLAATIMGAAILAGYPVDDPWLVLAITGAFCYLMVSRIRYPDLLARDALIMGVVHALAMLVPNAAGRTFPYALLTLGIAYMTLSPWFYWREETHPVEERAAGVE, from the coding sequence ATGCTGCCCCGGTTCGTCGGCCGACTCGGAATCGCCGACGCAGTGACTATCGCCAACGCGGGCCTCGGGTTCGTCGCCGTCGTCGTCGCGTTCGTCGACATTCGTCTCGCCGCCCGGTTGATCCTGCTCGCGGCGATCGCCGACGGACTCGACGGCCTTCTCGCGCGCCGGTACGGCGGGACGGCGGCCGGCCCCTACCTCGACTCGTTGGCAGACGTGGCCTCCTTCGCCATCGCGCCCGCCGTTCTCGCGTTCGTCGTCGTCAGCGACGGGCTCGGAATTGGTTTCGAGACGGTGTCCGTCGAACTTGGGGTCGTCACCGCCGTCTGTGCGCTGTTCGTCGCAATGGCCGTCGCCCGCCTCGGCCTCTACACGGCCTACGACACGGCCGACGACTACACCGAGGGCATCCAGACGACGCTCGCGGCGACGATCATGGGTGCGGCGATCCTCGCGGGTTACCCAGTCGACGACCCCTGGCTCGTCCTCGCCATCACCGGCGCGTTCTGTTACCTGATGGTTTCGCGGATTCGGTACCCTGACCTGCTGGCTCGAGACGCGCTCATCATGGGCGTCGTGCACGCGCTGGCCATGCTCGTTCCGAACGCCGCGGGCCGGACGTTCCCCTACGCTCTACTCACGCTCGGCATCGCCTACATGACGCTGAGTCCGTGGTTCTACTGGCGCGAAGAAACCCATCCGGTCGAGGAACGTGCCGCTGGCGTGGAGTAG
- a CDS encoding winged helix-turn-helix domain-containing protein has translation MRKSGTWMTIWDDRILEIIQQEGPTPVGKLTESDEVRISQSSVSRRCQKLAEKDLLLPIGNGVYSITETGEAYLDEEYDAENEVFLNGNGNGSENGPTASEASKS, from the coding sequence ATGAGGAAGTCTGGAACGTGGATGACAATATGGGACGACCGTATTTTAGAGATTATCCAACAAGAGGGTCCTACTCCTGTAGGCAAGCTCACTGAGTCCGATGAGGTCCGAATTAGCCAGTCATCGGTATCCAGACGCTGTCAAAAACTCGCCGAAAAGGATCTTCTTCTCCCTATCGGAAATGGCGTCTATTCAATCACAGAGACTGGCGAAGCGTATCTCGATGAAGAATACGACGCCGAAAACGAGGTGTTCCTCAATGGGAACGGCAACGGGTCTGAAAACGGGCCAACAGCTAGCGAGGCCTCGAAATCATGA
- a CDS encoding cupredoxin domain-containing protein, whose product MHRRVYLATAGSAALAGLAGCTVVGDVGEQVFGEPEYDIGMTRNEYLPAEYETTVGEPVVWKNTSESIHTVTAIEGRLPDGAEYFATGGYDDQKSAEDAWHDHHGGAIDIREPYEYTFEVPGTYHYICVPHVGGGMVGRVVVTE is encoded by the coding sequence ATGCACCGGCGCGTATACCTCGCCACGGCTGGCAGCGCGGCCCTGGCGGGGCTCGCGGGCTGTACGGTCGTCGGGGACGTTGGCGAGCAGGTCTTCGGCGAACCCGAGTACGACATCGGGATGACCCGAAACGAGTATCTCCCCGCCGAGTACGAGACGACCGTCGGCGAACCTGTCGTCTGGAAGAACACGAGCGAGTCGATCCACACCGTCACCGCTATCGAGGGGAGGCTGCCCGACGGCGCCGAGTACTTCGCGACCGGCGGTTACGACGATCAAAAATCGGCCGAGGACGCCTGGCACGACCACCATGGCGGCGCAATCGACATTCGGGAGCCCTACGAGTACACGTTCGAGGTTCCCGGCACCTATCACTACATCTGCGTTCCCCACGTCGGCGGCGGCATGGTCGGCCGCGTCGTCGTCACCGAGTGA
- a CDS encoding phospholipase D-like domain-containing protein — MRPFLVVLLVIALLATSAGTAGTAGAGVDSSASHRHAPVDSSDGRVGMAGTFTGTFTGDPSMDVRDDSRACPVRAATAFPRDGRLSDAVETSESEPRTEPHVTVVYPNPTTRGNVGEFFVLEVPERTRLENWTVTDGHTTAAIPNATVSGPVALSMNPDETASMTTLEVLELEGHLRLAADGDALRVLQDGTLVDEIAYDRARTARVWYRSGSNATDVSTTPDQDAWWPRDATCLPVATYGETTGTAFVLPDASNVARDRITAAEDRIRLAGYTFTSPEAATALEDALERGVDVEILVEAGPVGGASERTDELLSELESQGADVYALGGPGARYRYHHPKYAVIDETVLVTTENWSPSGLGGASSRGWGVVVENRALAHDLEAVFRADADGWDVTPWAEHRETATFVEPNPSSAAYPTVHDAEPVALEQVELLLAPDNAEGRLLELLEGAEESIDVTQASIGDDASVLEATIEAAERGVEVRVLLDASWYNEADNRQVIEQLETAAAREDLPLEARLVVPGEQFEKIHAKGVIVDGDTVVLGSLNWNRNSLRNNREVVLALHGESVASYYTAVFEADWEGEETTPLPVPLELLGAVGVGLVAAGVLGWHRLAFEGRGGERQRKQEESLDDERIYF; from the coding sequence GTGCGCCCCTTCCTGGTCGTCCTCCTCGTGATCGCGCTTCTCGCCACCTCGGCGGGAACCGCCGGAACCGCCGGCGCCGGCGTCGATTCGTCAGCGAGCCACCGCCACGCCCCAGTCGACTCGAGCGACGGCCGAGTCGGGATGGCCGGGACGTTCACGGGAACGTTCACAGGGGACCCGTCGATGGACGTGCGCGACGACAGCCGAGCCTGTCCGGTTCGGGCGGCAACGGCATTTCCCCGCGATGGCCGTCTCTCCGACGCGGTGGAGACGTCCGAGAGCGAACCCCGAACTGAACCACACGTTACGGTCGTCTACCCGAACCCGACGACACGCGGCAACGTCGGTGAATTCTTCGTCCTCGAGGTGCCGGAACGAACGCGACTCGAGAACTGGACGGTAACCGATGGTCACACGACGGCAGCGATTCCGAACGCGACAGTCTCGGGTCCGGTTGCGTTATCGATGAACCCCGACGAAACGGCGTCGATGACGACCCTCGAGGTGCTCGAACTCGAAGGGCACCTCCGGTTGGCGGCCGACGGGGACGCCCTCCGAGTGCTCCAGGACGGAACGCTCGTCGACGAAATTGCCTACGACCGTGCCCGAACGGCCAGGGTCTGGTACCGGTCGGGCTCGAACGCGACTGACGTATCTACGACTCCGGATCAGGACGCGTGGTGGCCTCGCGACGCGACCTGCCTCCCGGTTGCCACCTACGGCGAGACGACGGGGACCGCGTTCGTCCTGCCGGACGCATCCAACGTCGCCCGCGATCGAATCACGGCCGCCGAGGATCGGATTCGCCTCGCCGGTTACACGTTCACGTCTCCGGAGGCCGCGACGGCGCTCGAGGACGCCCTCGAGCGCGGCGTCGACGTCGAGATTCTCGTCGAAGCGGGACCCGTCGGCGGTGCTTCGGAGCGTACCGACGAACTTCTCTCCGAACTCGAGAGCCAGGGCGCCGATGTGTACGCTCTCGGCGGACCGGGAGCGCGGTATCGGTACCACCATCCAAAGTACGCCGTTATCGACGAAACAGTCCTCGTCACCACCGAGAACTGGTCGCCGTCGGGACTCGGCGGTGCCTCGAGTCGTGGCTGGGGCGTCGTCGTCGAGAACCGTGCGCTCGCCCACGACCTGGAGGCGGTCTTCCGGGCCGACGCGGACGGCTGGGACGTCACTCCGTGGGCCGAGCACCGCGAGACGGCGACGTTCGTCGAACCCAACCCGTCGTCGGCCGCGTATCCGACGGTCCACGATGCAGAACCGGTCGCACTCGAGCAGGTAGAACTCCTGCTCGCGCCGGACAACGCCGAGGGTCGACTCCTCGAGTTGCTCGAGGGCGCCGAAGAGTCGATCGACGTCACTCAGGCCAGCATCGGCGACGACGCGTCGGTCCTCGAGGCGACAATCGAGGCGGCCGAACGCGGCGTCGAAGTGCGCGTCCTCCTCGACGCCAGCTGGTACAACGAGGCGGACAATCGCCAGGTAATCGAGCAACTCGAGACGGCCGCGGCGAGAGAGGACCTGCCACTCGAGGCTCGTCTCGTCGTACCTGGCGAGCAATTCGAGAAGATTCACGCGAAGGGCGTGATCGTCGACGGCGACACGGTCGTTCTCGGGAGTTTGAACTGGAACCGGAACTCGCTCCGAAACAACCGTGAAGTCGTTCTGGCCCTCCACGGCGAGTCGGTCGCGTCGTACTACACGGCCGTCTTCGAGGCTGACTGGGAGGGAGAGGAGACGACGCCGCTTCCCGTCCCGCTCGAGTTACTCGGTGCGGTGGGTGTCGGCCTGGTCGCCGCGGGCGTACTCGGATGGCATCGGCTCGCGTTCGAGGGTCGGGGTGGAGAGAGACAGCGGAAGCAAGAGGAATCGCTCGACGACGAGCGGATCTACTTCTAG
- a CDS encoding DHH family phosphoesterase: MTRDSAGGSGDSDSKDGDVSVVYDLAPDCTASDVKPDVPYLASINGIVEYGVFVDLSENVSGLVHESVLEGTFSVGQELAVELEEVRDNGDMAFQPAEVDLEEDDYAVEPVDHDYPLTGTDRLEANVGEQVHLEGEVVQIKQTGGPTIFHIADEHGVVPCAAFEEAGVRAYPSVEVGDIVRVTGTPETREESVQIEVDGLSKLDGEDESEARERLEAALEERAQPHDVDPLIDWPAFEKLRPNLLEVATLLRRTVLEGRPIRVRHHADGDGMCAAVPLQLALENFIAEVHQDENAPQHLIKRLPAKAPFYEMEDATRDLNFALEDRERHGQQLPLVLMLDNGSTAEDVPAYETLAHYDIPIVAIDHHHPDPEAVGSLLDAHVNPYLHDEDYRITTGMLCVELARMIDPDLTDDLRHVPAVAGVSDRSKADAMDQYLELAAENGYDEDRLRDVSEALDYAAFWLRYNSGDHLIQDVLELSDADDNRHRRLVTFLANRSGRDVDRQLDAAMNHVEHERLDSGVHLYRIDVENHAHRFTYPAPGKTTGEIHDRKIQETGDPVITVGYGPDFAVLRSDGVRLDIPRMVSELEEEIPGGGVSGGGHLVVGSIKFVKGKREAVIDALVEKMAAADIDEALSSAAPLEN, from the coding sequence ATGACACGTGACTCCGCCGGAGGTTCCGGCGACAGTGATAGTAAAGACGGAGATGTTTCCGTCGTCTACGATCTCGCTCCCGATTGCACCGCTTCGGACGTCAAACCCGACGTTCCGTATCTGGCCTCGATCAACGGCATCGTCGAGTACGGCGTTTTCGTCGATCTCTCGGAGAACGTCTCCGGCCTCGTCCACGAATCCGTCCTGGAGGGGACCTTCAGCGTCGGCCAGGAACTCGCCGTCGAACTCGAGGAGGTTCGCGACAACGGCGACATGGCCTTCCAGCCGGCCGAGGTCGACCTCGAGGAGGACGACTACGCGGTCGAACCCGTCGACCACGACTATCCCCTGACCGGGACCGACCGCCTCGAGGCGAACGTCGGCGAACAGGTCCACCTCGAGGGCGAAGTCGTCCAGATCAAACAGACCGGCGGCCCGACGATCTTCCACATCGCCGACGAACACGGCGTCGTCCCCTGTGCCGCCTTCGAGGAGGCCGGCGTTCGCGCCTACCCCTCCGTCGAGGTGGGCGACATCGTTCGCGTCACCGGGACCCCCGAAACCCGCGAGGAGAGCGTCCAGATCGAGGTCGACGGCCTCTCGAAACTCGATGGCGAGGACGAGTCCGAGGCCCGCGAACGACTCGAGGCCGCCCTCGAGGAGCGCGCCCAGCCCCACGACGTCGACCCGCTCATCGACTGGCCGGCCTTCGAAAAACTCCGCCCGAACCTCTTGGAGGTCGCGACCCTTCTCCGGCGAACCGTCCTCGAGGGGCGACCCATCCGCGTCCGTCACCACGCCGACGGCGACGGCATGTGCGCGGCCGTCCCCCTCCAGCTCGCCCTCGAGAACTTCATCGCCGAGGTTCACCAGGACGAGAACGCGCCCCAGCACCTGATCAAGCGTCTGCCTGCGAAGGCGCCGTTCTACGAGATGGAAGATGCCACACGCGACCTCAACTTCGCGCTCGAGGACCGCGAGCGACACGGCCAGCAACTGCCCCTCGTACTCATGCTCGACAACGGCTCCACGGCCGAGGACGTGCCCGCCTACGAGACGCTGGCCCACTACGACATCCCCATCGTCGCCATCGACCACCACCACCCCGACCCCGAGGCGGTCGGCAGTCTGCTCGACGCCCACGTCAACCCGTACCTCCACGACGAGGACTACCGGATCACGACGGGCATGCTCTGTGTCGAACTCGCCCGGATGATCGACCCCGACCTCACCGACGACCTGCGACACGTCCCCGCCGTAGCCGGCGTCTCGGATCGATCGAAGGCCGACGCGATGGACCAGTACCTCGAACTCGCCGCCGAGAACGGCTACGACGAAGACCGCCTGCGAGACGTCAGCGAGGCCCTCGACTACGCCGCCTTCTGGCTCCGCTACAACTCCGGCGATCACCTGATCCAGGACGTCCTCGAACTCTCCGACGCCGACGATAACCGCCACCGACGACTGGTCACGTTCCTCGCCAACCGCTCCGGTCGGGACGTTGACCGCCAGCTCGACGCGGCCATGAACCACGTCGAGCACGAGCGTCTCGACAGCGGCGTCCACCTCTACCGGATCGACGTCGAGAACCACGCCCATCGCTTCACCTACCCCGCTCCGGGCAAGACGACGGGCGAGATCCACGACCGCAAGATCCAGGAGACCGGTGACCCGGTCATCACGGTCGGCTACGGGCCCGACTTCGCCGTCCTCCGCAGTGATGGCGTCCGCCTCGACATCCCCCGGATGGTCTCGGAACTCGAAGAAGAGATCCCCGGCGGCGGCGTCTCCGGCGGTGGCCACCTCGTCGTCGGCTCGATCAAGTTCGTCAAGGGCAAACGCGAGGCAGTCATCGACGCCCTCGTCGAGAAGATGGCCGCCGCGGACATCGACGAAGCGCTCTCGAGTGCGGCGCCCCTCGAGAACTAG
- a CDS encoding exonuclease translates to MTMEGRATVNSSASSVSAPALERLESADFVRIVTRADGDGLAAAGLLARTLTDRETPFQVTVGETIGDRTARLQPSDDRMPGTVSVAIGPHDVDVDADPEGADIVSLETETRPATLAAAELARDLEGSPDPVLTLAGTIAAGIEPGAGESEWVLESALESDRLERRPGVGVPTADVIDGLTASMGCLAPWSGDEAAVVDALEEIGLGVDVDVTSNGDGNGDGNSDAIGPNSDSDLDPDPNTHRTIGSAVALDVVGDDDASEYAATAIGRFLRPYAITDGRPFATLEGYADVLAATAALEAGTGVALAMGHEARKPALEAWRTCGRRVHAALDDASTGRYDGLFVVDVGDAPVRPAARLVLAYRSPEPAVLALGDGEAALATRDASGFGPTLEAVARDLEIGAAYDVGRRGGTLRYGDCEQDNETVIAAVRGHL, encoded by the coding sequence ATGACGATGGAAGGTCGCGCCACGGTCAATTCGTCCGCCTCGTCGGTATCGGCACCGGCGCTCGAGCGACTCGAGAGTGCCGACTTCGTCCGCATAGTCACGCGGGCGGACGGCGACGGACTGGCCGCGGCCGGCCTTCTCGCCAGAACCCTCACCGATCGCGAGACGCCGTTCCAGGTGACGGTCGGCGAGACGATCGGCGATCGGACGGCGCGCCTACAGCCGAGCGACGATCGCATGCCGGGAACGGTGTCGGTTGCGATCGGTCCGCACGACGTCGACGTCGACGCCGACCCCGAGGGGGCGGACATCGTCTCCCTCGAGACCGAAACTCGCCCGGCGACGCTCGCCGCAGCGGAACTCGCCCGAGATCTCGAGGGCTCGCCCGATCCCGTGCTCACTCTCGCCGGAACAATCGCCGCCGGGATCGAACCCGGTGCCGGCGAGTCCGAGTGGGTGCTCGAGTCGGCTCTCGAGAGCGACCGCCTGGAGCGACGACCCGGCGTCGGTGTTCCGACTGCGGACGTCATCGACGGCCTCACTGCCTCGATGGGCTGTCTCGCGCCCTGGTCGGGTGACGAAGCCGCGGTGGTGGACGCGCTCGAGGAGATCGGGCTAGGTGTCGACGTCGATGTCACCAGCAATGGTGACGGCAACGGCGATGGCAACAGCGACGCTATCGGCCCGAACTCGGACTCGGACCTGGACCCGGACCCGAACACCCACCGAACGATCGGCTCGGCCGTCGCCCTCGACGTCGTGGGCGACGACGACGCGAGTGAGTACGCCGCGACGGCAATCGGGCGGTTCCTCCGCCCGTACGCGATCACCGACGGCCGGCCGTTCGCCACGCTCGAGGGCTACGCGGACGTCCTCGCGGCGACGGCAGCGCTCGAGGCCGGAACCGGCGTGGCCCTCGCGATGGGCCACGAGGCCAGAAAGCCCGCGCTCGAGGCCTGGCGAACCTGTGGACGACGCGTCCACGCGGCTCTCGACGACGCGTCGACGGGTCGGTACGACGGCCTGTTCGTCGTCGACGTCGGTGACGCGCCGGTCCGACCGGCGGCCCGCCTCGTGCTTGCCTACCGATCACCCGAGCCTGCCGTACTCGCGCTCGGAGACGGGGAAGCAGCGCTCGCGACGCGAGACGCCAGCGGCTTCGGGCCGACGCTCGAGGCCGTCGCTCGCGACCTCGAGATCGGCGCGGCGTACGACGTTGGTCGGCGTGGCGGAACGCTGCGATACGGCGACTGCGAGCAGGACAACGAGACGGTTATCGCGGCAGTGAGGGGGCACCTATGA
- a CDS encoding 30S ribosomal protein S15: MARMHTRRRGTSGSDKPAADEPPEWSDVDAEKIESRVVELAEQGHDPSQIGLKLRDEGVTGTPIPDVKLATGKKVTEILDENDAKGDLPEDLRNLMERAIRLREHVEANPQDAQNKRALQNTESKARRLVSYYRGTEIDPDFAYSYDAAVELLEE; this comes from the coding sequence ATGGCACGAATGCACACCCGCCGCCGTGGCACGTCCGGTTCGGACAAGCCGGCGGCAGACGAACCACCGGAGTGGAGCGACGTCGACGCCGAGAAAATCGAATCTCGCGTCGTCGAACTGGCAGAGCAGGGGCACGATCCGAGTCAGATCGGCCTCAAACTTCGCGACGAAGGCGTCACGGGGACGCCGATCCCGGACGTCAAGTTGGCGACCGGCAAGAAGGTCACCGAGATCCTGGACGAGAACGACGCGAAAGGCGACCTCCCCGAGGACCTTCGCAACCTGATGGAGCGAGCGATTCGACTGCGCGAGCACGTCGAAGCAAACCCACAGGACGCCCAGAACAAGCGCGCCCTGCAGAACACCGAGTCGAAGGCTCGACGCCTCGTCTCGTACTACCGCGGAACGGAGATCGACCCCGACTTCGCGTACTCCTACGACGCGGCCGTCGAACTGCTCGAGGAGTAG
- a CDS encoding HEAT repeat domain-containing protein, protein MSDEESETADEQEHELTVEPLRERLESVEAALEDAETESDLDEVEAALTDLETDVEAADLDEEDEDEPLEDDLDALATDLEDARGPYAEDVVAEIDDAKGEIAETRWTEQGESELVDVVETFVADVNEVLGTNLTVADGNGEDTVARLTATLENAGAAVEEADLDPDDDADEIAALLEATEALVNGIDDAQAWEDLSVRQQLRAQGYYDVLEHVKDYPPEWHALKVHEKQHNVDMILLALETFDSDFMEEHALEALERMGPEEALEPMLQRATRRDQDAITIIGKIGVADEEVVETLVDYVDNDSNPLLQKVTFKALGEIGDEDAVQPLADQLVAENGEIRSAAARALGLIGDTRAISPLADVLEEDDDDTARASAAWALNRIGTEDALEALLEYDDDRAYLVQAEAEKAGPALEPTV, encoded by the coding sequence ATGAGCGACGAGGAGTCCGAAACGGCCGACGAACAAGAACACGAACTCACCGTCGAACCACTCCGCGAGCGCCTCGAGTCCGTCGAGGCCGCCCTCGAGGACGCCGAAACCGAGTCCGATCTCGACGAAGTCGAGGCGGCACTCACCGACCTCGAGACGGACGTCGAAGCGGCCGACCTCGACGAAGAAGACGAAGACGAACCCCTCGAGGACGACCTCGACGCACTCGCCACCGACCTTGAGGACGCCCGGGGCCCCTACGCCGAGGACGTCGTCGCCGAAATCGACGACGCGAAGGGCGAAATCGCCGAAACCCGGTGGACCGAGCAAGGCGAGTCCGAACTGGTCGACGTCGTCGAAACCTTCGTCGCCGACGTCAACGAGGTTCTCGGGACGAACCTGACCGTCGCCGATGGCAACGGCGAGGACACCGTCGCCAGGCTGACCGCCACGCTCGAGAACGCCGGCGCCGCCGTCGAGGAAGCCGACCTCGACCCCGACGACGACGCCGACGAAATCGCAGCCCTGCTCGAGGCCACCGAGGCACTCGTCAACGGCATCGACGACGCACAGGCCTGGGAGGATCTCTCGGTTCGCCAGCAACTTCGCGCCCAGGGGTACTACGACGTCCTCGAGCACGTCAAGGACTACCCGCCGGAGTGGCACGCCCTCAAGGTCCACGAGAAGCAACACAACGTCGACATGATCCTACTGGCCCTCGAGACGTTCGACTCGGACTTCATGGAGGAACACGCCCTCGAGGCCCTGGAGCGAATGGGGCCTGAGGAAGCCCTCGAACCCATGCTCCAGCGGGCGACCCGTCGCGACCAGGACGCGATCACCATCATCGGCAAGATCGGTGTCGCCGACGAGGAAGTCGTCGAGACGCTCGTTGACTACGTCGACAACGACTCGAATCCGCTGCTCCAGAAGGTGACGTTCAAGGCCCTGGGCGAAATCGGCGACGAGGACGCCGTCCAGCCCCTCGCGGACCAGCTCGTCGCCGAGAACGGCGAGATTCGAAGCGCCGCCGCGCGCGCCCTCGGCCTAATCGGTGACACCCGAGCGATTTCTCCGCTCGCGGACGTCCTCGAGGAGGACGACGACGACACCGCCCGCGCCTCCGCCGCCTGGGCGCTCAACCGAATCGGCACCGAAGACGCCCTCGAGGCGCTCCTCGAGTACGACGACGACCGCGCCTACCTCGTGCAGGCCGAAGCCGAGAAGGCGGGGCCGGCGCTCGAGCCGACGGTCTGA
- a CDS encoding KEOPS complex subunit Pcc1: MTEPNATRRATIRTRLEADPATIAAAIAPDNTSEMATRLESADDESTAIVTRIERETTGSLHSTVDDYVINLDVATDVATVAQHGRTNDTDTNTQ, translated from the coding sequence ATGACGGAGCCGAACGCGACGCGACGAGCGACGATTCGGACGCGACTGGAGGCCGATCCGGCGACGATTGCGGCGGCCATCGCTCCGGACAACACGTCGGAGATGGCGACGCGACTCGAGTCGGCTGACGACGAGTCGACGGCCATCGTCACGCGAATCGAACGCGAGACGACGGGTAGCCTCCACTCGACGGTCGACGATTACGTCATCAATCTGGACGTCGCGACGGACGTTGCGACAGTGGCACAGCACGGACGAACGAACGACACAGATACCAACACACAATGA
- a CDS encoding 30S ribosomal protein S3ae gives MSERSVSRAKQEKRWYTVLAPEQFDRAELGETPADEPEQVYDRTIETTLGELTNNASENNTKLTFQVNDVGSDAAYTEFKEHSLARDYLRSLVRRGASKIEAYVTVLTTDDYRLQIQPVAFTTKKADASQEKAIRQQMVQMVEEAAADRTFEELIDSIVEGRLSSAIYGEAKTIYPLRRVEIQKTTLEAHPEEVAEEEATAVDVDEEDVAVDE, from the coding sequence ATGAGCGAACGATCAGTTTCACGCGCGAAACAGGAGAAGCGGTGGTACACCGTGCTCGCCCCGGAGCAGTTCGACCGGGCGGAGCTCGGCGAGACCCCCGCCGACGAACCCGAACAGGTCTACGACCGAACCATCGAAACGACGCTCGGCGAACTCACGAACAACGCCAGCGAGAACAACACCAAGCTCACCTTCCAGGTGAACGACGTCGGTAGCGACGCCGCGTACACGGAGTTCAAAGAGCACTCGCTGGCTCGCGACTACCTGCGCTCGCTGGTCCGCCGCGGCGCCTCGAAGATCGAGGCCTACGTCACGGTCCTGACGACCGACGACTACCGCCTCCAGATCCAGCCGGTCGCCTTCACGACGAAGAAGGCCGACGCGAGCCAGGAGAAGGCTATCCGCCAGCAGATGGTCCAGATGGTCGAGGAGGCCGCCGCCGACCGGACCTTCGAGGAACTCATCGACAGCATCGTCGAGGGACGACTCTCCTCGGCGATCTACGGTGAGGCGAAGACGATCTACCCGCTTCGACGCGTCGAGATCCAGAAGACGACGCTCGAGGCTCACCCCGAGGAAGTCGCCGAAGAGGAGGCGACCGCGGTCGACGTCGACGAAGAAGACGTCGCCGTCGACGAGTAG
- a CDS encoding tyrosine-type recombinase/integrase, with protein MTDLEPITPQEAVDLYVAHRELEVSAKTLQNHKYRLNAFVEWCHEVGIGNLNDLSGRDLHRYRVWRQQDVNLITLQGQLATLRVFLEFCASIDAVEPGMRERVKLPEVTPGDEAKDVMLDDHHAKKLISYLERYKRASREHVIIAVLWHTGIRLGSLRAIDLEDYERENQCVWLRHRPESETPLKNQEPAERPLALDKYYCDVIDEYIQFHRHNVTDDFGREPLVTSDQGRLSSGQIRSEVYRLSQPCLVGDCPHDRDPLECEARLYDSYSQCPSSLSPHAIRRGSITYQLREDIPEEIVSDRCNVSSDILDRHYDRRTDREKMEQRRDFITDL; from the coding sequence ATGACGGACCTCGAGCCGATCACGCCTCAGGAAGCCGTCGACCTCTACGTCGCTCATCGCGAACTCGAGGTGAGTGCGAAAACGCTCCAGAATCACAAGTACCGGCTCAACGCTTTCGTCGAGTGGTGTCACGAGGTTGGAATAGGGAATCTGAACGACCTCTCTGGGCGCGACCTGCACCGATACCGCGTCTGGCGACAGCAGGACGTCAACCTCATCACGCTTCAGGGACAGCTCGCAACGCTTCGCGTCTTTCTCGAGTTTTGCGCGTCGATCGACGCCGTCGAACCCGGTATGCGCGAGCGCGTGAAGCTTCCCGAGGTGACGCCAGGCGACGAAGCGAAAGACGTGATGCTCGACGACCACCATGCGAAGAAACTCATCAGCTACCTCGAGCGGTACAAGCGTGCGAGTCGCGAGCACGTCATTATCGCCGTACTCTGGCACACCGGCATTCGTCTCGGAAGCCTACGCGCGATCGACCTCGAGGACTACGAGCGCGAGAATCAGTGCGTCTGGCTCCGGCACCGGCCCGAGTCCGAGACGCCGCTGAAGAATCAGGAACCGGCTGAGCGACCGCTCGCGCTCGACAAGTACTACTGCGACGTGATTGACGAGTACATCCAGTTCCACCGGCACAACGTCACTGACGATTTCGGACGCGAGCCGCTGGTCACGAGTGACCAGGGACGGCTGAGTTCCGGCCAGATCCGTTCAGAGGTGTATCGACTCAGCCAGCCGTGTCTGGTCGGGGACTGTCCGCACGATCGCGACCCGCTCGAGTGCGAGGCGCGGTTGTACGATTCCTATTCACAGTGCCCGAGCAGCCTCTCACCGCACGCGATACGGAGAGGCTCGATCACGTACCAACTACGCGAGGACATCCCGGAGGAGATTGTCAGCGACCGCTGTAACGTCTCTTCTGACATCCTCGATCGTCACTACGACCGACGAACCGACCGCGAGAAGATGGAACAACGACGCGACTTTATCACCGATCTTTAA